GTGCACCTGAAGCGGCAGACGGCCTGAGGTGATACAGATCACAAGTTTCTAACAAGTTCCTCACAGCGCTGTTGACAAGGTGTGAACAAGTGCGGATGCGACTGAGTTACTCTTTGATAATGCGTTAATTAAAGATGGTATTCACAGGCCGGGACGATGTTGATAACATGCTGAACCGGTATCGGGCGCGACTCTTGGCAGAGAATCTCCGGCAGAACCTCATCTCCCGCAGCGGATCGCCGGAACTGGCAGACAGATTGATCGCCGGGTCGCTCCTGCCGGTCAGGATCATCCCCGAAATCGTCGCATCGCCTTTGCTTGACATCGGCAGCGGAGGCGGACTGCCCGGGATACCGTTAAAGATCGTCCGCCCGAACCTGGAGGTGACGCTCCTCGATGCGAAACGCTCGAAGACGCTGTTTCTGAAACGTGTGGTGCGGGAGTTGGGACTGGAAGGAGTCGATGTGGTCTGGAACCGTGTCGAGTCGTTTGCTCAGGAGGCCCGGAATAAGGACGCTTTCAGGACGGTTGTTTCCCGTGCCGTTGGCGATTGGCCGTCGCTGCTGACAGCGTCTGGCACACTGCTTGCGAATGGTGGACACCTGATCCTGTGGTGCACGCCGGAGATGACGATTCCGGATCACTCCGACGAGCGGATCGAAATGGCGGGCGTGTTTAGCAGTAAGGAGCCGGTTCGCCTCGCGGTATGGATTAAGCACGGCACCAACTGAACTCTGGCAAGGCCCAGAGATGGCAAGTTCGTTGAAATGACCTTTAAGCGCTTCATACATATCCTGAAACTGCACTCGCCGGCCAACATCGCGCGGGTGATGTTTCGACGCCAGACTCGCTGCCCGATTGTTAGTGCACTGCTCTTCCTCGGGGCGTTCTTCGCACCGGTCAAGGCGGCGTTGATCTCCGGGCGGGTGCTGGACGGTCTTACGGGGGCGCCGCTGGAAGGCGCACACATTGCGCTGGAAGGCGGTGAGGTCTTCGCGTCGGATGGGGAGGGCCGATTCTATGTGGCAAGCCTTCCACCGGGCGAGGTCGTTCTGGATGTGAGTTATGTCGGATACCTTCCGGATCGAAGACGCGTTGCCTTCAATGCGGTGGGTGATACCGCGCAGGTTGAATTGCGCCTTTATCCACAGGCGGTTGCGCTGAGCGACGTCGTCTATACCGCAACGCGAACTTTCAAAACCTTGAAGTCGGTTCCGGTAGCAACCGAACTCATTACCCGCCGGGACTTTGAACGTCGCGGAGCGCTGACTGCCGCGGACGCGCTGGACGCCGAGATCGGCTACGAGGTCCGAAGCGACTTCTCAGGTCGCGGTGTCATGCTGCAGGGCGCCGATCCGGACAAGGTGCTCATCCTCGTCGATGGCAACCGCGTCATCGGGCGGGTTAACGGGTCGATTGACCTCGAGCAGATTGCCCTTTCCAACGTCAAGCAGATTGAGGTCGTCAAGGGCGCAGTCTCGACGCTCTACGGGAGCGAAGCGATCGGCGGGGTGATCAACGTCATCACCGCTGCGCCTGAAGACGGGCTGAATATTCGGTTCGACGGGTCGGGCGGCGCGCGACTGGGGCGCACCCGGGGCTCACCGCCGAATCCCAATCTTGCTTCCGGAGTCACCCTCGGCAGCCGCATCGGGCAGCTCGACTGGTCCGGGTCACTCCGCTATAGTCACACCGGCTTGATCGACCTCAATCCTATTACCCCCCATACCGACGGCACCGACGAGTCGGACCGTCTCACCGGCGACCTTCGCCTTAGATACCCACTTGGCAATATCGTTCAACTGACCCTCACCGGCCGCGGCTTCGACGAAGAGAAGACGTGGGTCGAAGATGGCGGACTGATTACGCTACCGATTAGTTTCGACGACCGGGAGGTCAACCGGCAGAGTGGTCTCGCGGCGGAAGTCCTTTGCCAGCCGTCGCCGGAGGAGCGTTACAGCGTCAAGGTCTATCGCAGCGACAACCATCACCGGTGGGAAAAGTGGACCCAGCCGCAGTGGGGAACGCCCTTCGTGCGGGACTTCAGCGAAGGCAACGAGGACTATTCGGAAGCCTCGTTCCAATTGACGAAGCCGATTGCGGGCAAACACCTGATGACCTTGGGCGGCGACCTCTATCAGTGGGATATCAAGTCGGATGCCTCCCTGGGAGGCTTACGGTCGCCTTTTGCGGGAAGTCTGACCGCGTGGAATCTCTTTGCGCAGGACGAGTGGCGCGTCGGTTTGGGCTGGACGCTGCTGCCGGGAATGCGCTATGAGAACCATGAGATCTACGGGGGCAACTGGAGTCCGCGGCTTTCGGCGATGCTCGAACTGCGCGACGACCTGCGCCTTAGAGCCTCAGTCGGACAGGGCTACCGGGCGCCCTCCTCGAAGGAACTCTATTTCGTCTTCAATCACGCCTCAGCCGGTTATATCGTCTATGGCAACCGCGACCTGAGACCGGAGCGATCGACCAATGTCAACTTTTCGCTCGAGCACAACTATCGCAACTCGTCGGTGGCGCGGATCACCTTCTTTGCCAACTGGATGCGCAATCTGATCGATTTTGAGCCGATTGGGGTGAGCGAAGACTACTACACCGGCATCTTCAGGTATAACAACATCTATTCCTCGTGGGTAAAGGGGGTTGAGGTCGAACGCGGCTTCATTCCCTTGCGGGGAGTCGAAGCCCGCATCGCTTATTCCTACACCATAAGCCGGAATGACTCGACCGGATCGCCGCTGGTTGGTCGGCCGATGCATGCGGGCCGGTTCGACCTGACCCGTCAAGCCGGAGACTGGACGGTCAAAGTTTGGGGCCGTTATACCAGCCGCTCGATGTTTCAGGATATATACGAAACCGACGCCCAACAATCCGATGAGTGGGCGCCCGCCTCACAAGTCTGGAATCTGGCTCTGACCCGTCGGGTTGGAGCCGGCCTATCCTTCTTCCTCAAAGTGGAGAACCTGCTCGACCGCACCGATTCCCGCTACGGCCCACGCGATGGCCGGGTGGTGACGGTTGGTCAGAGTTGGACGCTCCGCGAATAGACCTTCCCTTTTACGACCCTTCCAGGGCGAATTGAAACCCGCCCTCCGGGATGTTCATCGGGCGGGTGAAATCCGCCCTCAAGGCACACAATCACAACCCTCTTCAGGAGAAATGGTATGCGCAATATCCTCATCGCGCTCGCACTCTCAGCGCTATTTTTCGCGGTCGGCTGCGAGAAGGACGACAGCACCGGTCCGACCGGGCCGGGACCTTACACGCCGTCGGACTCGACCTGGTCCGACGGGTCGGGCGGTTACTACGTCCGGCTCAATGCCACCTCAAGCAGTTCCTTTCGTTATTACGATCTCGCTAACCGGCAGGTGGTCAGCATTACCGATGCTGAAGCGCGCACCAACAACATCTGGACGTTCGCTTTTATGCGCTACAGCGGAAAGACCAATGGCGGGGTGTCCGGCTCAAGCGATGTTCGGGCGGTCGATCTGGCCCGAATCGGGCATGCCGACAGTGTCAACTTCGATGCTGTAACCTCGGTGCCGGCAATCGACTCGAGCGCTTGGGAGAGCGACCGGACTTCCTACGCACTCGTTGACTGGTGGATCTACACCGGCCCGCCGGCGCATCAGATTCTGCCTTCGCGCAAGGTCTATGTCCTGAAGACCGCCGGGGGAAAGTATGCCAAGATGACGATCGACAGCATCAGCGACTACGGACGCAGCCACGTGGGGACTCTGGCGATCAAATTCGTCTATCAGGCCGACGGGTCCGCGACTCTCTCCGGCCCGGCACGGTGGTCGAATCTCGACTGCTCGAGCGGCACGGCTTACTTTTCCTTTGCCACCGGAGGCGCGGTAGCGATCGCCGATCCGATGACGTCGCTCGACTGGGACTTCCAGGTTTCCGGCTTCGACATCAAACTTAACTCGTCGCTCCATGGGCGGGGGCAGGCGGCGGTCTTCGCTCCCGATACGACCTTCGATGCGCTTCTGGCAGCGCCAATCGGTCCGCCTTATGCGAAGGACGGGGCGATATCGGTTTTCGGGTCGCTCGAGGTGAATCCGTGGTTCAACTACGGCGCGCAGCACGAGTTGATCTCGAAGAACCACGTCTATATCCTGCAGGCGTCGGGAGGAGTGCACTACAAGGTGCAGATCACGAACTACTATCTGGTGGTGTCGGGGTCGCCGCAGTCGGCGTGGTTGACAATGCGGTTCAGGCGGCTATAGGCTTGCTCTCTATCGGACAGAAATGTGGCGTCAGGTTGGGAGACCTGACGCCACAGCGCTTGAATCTCCAACGGCTATTGCATTTCGTTCACCGCACATTATATTGTCCTATTCTCCAGAATTGGGCAGCGCGTTCATGCTGCCGCTTCCGACCGGTCGTTCACCCTAACCCGGAGCCGCCACGCCGTGAGATGTCCCAATTGCAAAGGTTCCATCTCGACCTATAACTTCATTAAGGAGAAGACCTGCCCCGCCTGCGGCGAGAAGTTGAAGAAGATGCCGACGCGGGAGCAATTGCGCGAGTTCTTCATCTGGTTCGCCGAGGACAAAGGCTACATCTTTTGGGCGATAGCCTACTGGATCACGGTCTGGGTGGTGTCGTTCTTCGAACTGGCGTTCGGTGAGGGGGTGCTCTTCGACTACATCACTGACCATAACTTCCGGTTTCTCTTTATGGCGGTCTGGTCGGGCTCGATGATCGACTATATCGCCAAGGCGAACGTGGAAGTTACGGCGGTGCGGAACAAATTCATCTTCCGGCCACCGAGATACTTACGCAACTATCGCCGCTGGACGGACATCTTCCTCGTTCTGGGGCTAATTGGCGCCGGCTATCTGCAATATCGCTATCCCAACTACATTAGCCCGCTCGTCCTGTTCACGTTCATTCCGACCTTTATGGTTTGCCTCCTCTGGGCTATAATGGGCGTCTTTCTGACCGAGGACGATATGAACGACAAGCGCATCCGGTACTTCCTTGAGGAGATGCGGATCACCCGGGTGCGGAAGTATCAGCGGGCCGGAGCGATCTACATCGGAGGGCTCTTTCTGGCCGGGGTGCTCTACTACAATCTGGTGCGGATATCGGGGCTTTGGTTCTACATTTGGAACTCCCGGATCGTCTATGATACGGTGACCTTCTTCAACCAGTATTTCGGCTGGGTGAAGAAGTTCGCCCGGTAGAAGTATGTGAATTATCGGGCGGGTTGAAACCCGCTCTCCAGACTTGTAGGATAAACAAGGGGGCGGGTGTAAATCCGCCTTCTTGCGTTTTGGGCTTGCGTCAAATGACGCGCGGACGTTGCGCATCAGTGCCAAGCGGAGGGGCTATACCTTGCAGTTGGCACTTGCAGGCGCTACGGCACTTGATTTGCGCACTCAGGCAGGATTCACGCTTCCCTCACGAGATGAGGAGATTTAGACTATGCAGAAGATGATCCTAACTGCTGCAATCTTCGCTATGCTCTTCGGAAAGCCGGTTGCTGCCGGGCCGCTGAATGGCGAACTGCGGACGACTTACTACACCTGGGAGGAACCGGGCGGCGCGTCACGGTTTCTCATGACGCAGTTTGCCGGTCTCAACTGGCAGGCTGCCGGCAGCCCGTGGTCCGCGGCTGCAGCAACCGAGATGCGCGACGGCAACAGCCCTTTGCCGGGTCGCGGCGACTCCCGTCTAATCGCGCTCAATCTTCGGCATCACAGAGGCGTTGTCGATGCGCGGCTGGGGCGGTTTGCGGCAGTTCGCGCCGGGGATGCCGGGAGTTTGACCGACGGCGCCGAAGTGCGGCTCGACCTGCAGGGCTATAATATGAGTTTGATCACCCTCTCCGGCGGGCGCGAAATCTACCCCCTCTATCGAAGCGAGACGTCGCAGATCCCGGAGCGGTATCGCGGCACGGTCGCCTTTGAGGGGTTGATGTTCGGGCGGCTCAACTATCTGCTCGATCAGACGATGCGCTACCGGGACGGGGAGAACGACGACGCCGTAACGCGGCTGACGCTGCGCTGCCAAAGATATCGCGTCGGCTGGGACTTGCGCGCAGCTCTCGACAACAACCAGTCCGACCTCCGCTCGGTGAGCGGCGGCATCCGGTTGATTCCGCATAAGGGCGCACTGGTCCGGGTTCGCTACAGTGAACGGCGCATCCGGCTCTATGAATCTACGCCGCTGAAGGAAATAGCCTACCAGCCGACTCGGGTAGCCGAGGCAACACTTGGGCACGACCTGCCGTGGGCGGATCTGGCGGTTCAAGTCGGATATGCCCGGAGGTTGCGGGAAGCCGGCGACGTCGATCGCGCGATGCTGGCCATCGTCCATCCAATGTGTGAAGCCGGAGCGCGGTGGCAGGCAGGAAGTGACCTTAACCAAATTGGCGGCTGGGTCGGCGCGGGAGGTGTGCTCGTCCCGGGCCGTCTCCGGTGGGGACTCGATCTCGATTTTGACCGTTTCGATTCGGCATGGGACGCCGAGCCGTCCGACAACTGGGCGAACAGTCTGCGGCTCGATTGGGTGGTCTGGCCCGACGCGGTTGTATCGGGGGGCGTCGAGCATTATCGTGACCGGGAAGCCGCATCCGACATTCGCGGCCAGCTGGCTTTCAGAGTGAGGTTTGGCTTATGAAACGACTCCTGTCACTTTGCGCCGGTATCGGGATGGTGGTATTACTCGTGCTACTGAACCGGACGACCCTCGGCAAGCCCGAAGCGCCGCCCGTCAAGGTCTTTCCGCATAAATATCACGTCGAAGAGGTCGCACTTGAATGCGCCCACTGCCACGCATCGGTGGCGACATCGACCTCGGGCCTGGAGCGGTTGCTGCCGGACCGGTCGGTCTGTGCGGAGTGCCACGACGACGTGGCAGAGGTCTGGCCGGAAACGCGGCCACAAGCCGGTGCGTCCTACGCGGCGTTTTCGCACCAGGCGCATACGGAGGCAGCCGATTGTCAGACCTGTCATGCCGTGCAGGCCGGCCGCGAGCCGTCGGGTGCACCGTGGCCCAATATGCGCAGTTGCTATGACTGCCATCAGACGAAGCGCGTCAATCTAACGTGCGCTCAATGCCATCAGGGTGAATTACCGGCCAAGCCGGCCAGCCACAGATTCGACTGGACGGCGAATCACGGCGAGGCAGCGACCTTCGACCCTGTCGATTGCGCGATGTGTCACCAGCAGCAGGCGCAGGACGACTGCGCAACATGCCATCAGGGTGCCGGGTTCGGCTCGCCGCATCCGCAGAAGTTCGTCCACAGCAAGGCTTTCACGCGCGCGGGCGGGTTCGCCAACTGCCAGTCGTGTCATGAGCCGGAGTCTTTTTGCTCGGCCTGTCACATGCAGAAAATGGTGCTGCCTTCCGACCATAGTCGTCCCGGCTGGGCGAAGACCGGCAGCGGCGGAGCCCACGTCCGCAAGGCGCAGTCGGACTTCGACCAGTGTGTGATATGCCACACCAGCACGGTGAAGCAGCCCTCCTGCTTTGCCGCCGGATGCCACCAGTAAGGAGATGACGATGACGACAAGAGATGGTAAAGAGCGGGACGGAGCGGTTCGTCGCGCGGTCATTCTTCTTCCGGCGGCGATGCTCTGTCTGGGTCTGGCGCTCCTTTATGGCTGTTCGGAAGAGGCGGGCGGCCCGCTCCGGACGACTCACCCGGCCGGCTGGAGCGATCCGGGCAGTTCAAACTTTCACGGCAAGGCGGTGTTGGGCGATTTGCTGACGACGTCGCTGGCGGAAATAGAGAGCAGGATTGCATCGTGCCGCAGTTGCCATGGGCCCGATTCGTCGGCGGGACAGAAGGCGACGGCTTGTTTTATCTGCCACGACCAGTTCCCCCATCCGGCCGGCTGGGCGGGTGCCGGAGGCGAGAATCTTCACGCCAGTCACTTACGACGGACTAACTGGAACCTGACACGGTGCAAGGACTGCCACGGCAGCGACTACAACCGCCTCACCTGGAAGATCGGAGATAGTCCGGCCAACTGCCGCACCTGTCATACCGGCAGCAGCGGCCCTGAGGGCTGCCGGGTCTGCCACGGCGGGACGTTCAATTCGGCGCCGCCGCCGGACCTGATCGGGCGGGAGGGGACCGAATTTGTTACCGTCGGCGCGCACCAGGCGCACCTGACCGACAATCGCATTTCGAACCCGCTCGCCTGCTCGGCATGCCACAGTTTCGCCGGGTTTGCGAGTCAGGCGCACATCGACACCATCACACCGGGCGTCGCGGAGGTAACCTTTGGCGTCGCCGCGACCGACTCGGGGCGGACGACGCCGGTCTGGGACCGCAACGCCGGCACCTGCTCGTCGGTCTATTGCCATGGGTCTATCACCCGCAGCGACGGGATAATGCGGGACGGGATCGTCGCCGAGTGGACGCGGGTCGATGGATCCCAGCGCGCTTGCGGCACCTGCCATGCGATGCCGCCTCCCGATCCGCATCCGCCTCTCGCAACCTGCAACGTCTGCCATGTCTATGCGCAGACGACGCACGTCAACGGGACGATCGACATGCGGTGAGGAGAGGGGATTTGGAATCGAGTAGAACGGGGTGCCCTAATGTGCAGGGCACCCCGTTGTTATTCTGGAAGATAACCCGCCTACAGCCAGTCCGCGACGACCCGCGCAACCTCGGGATGGATCAGGTAGCCGAGTTCGGAGTGGGGATTCGACCGTCCGTGGGGAAACCCCTTGTGCCCAAACTCGAGACCGAGGTTATAGACCTTATGGTCGCTGATGGCGGCGGACATCCCTTTGTAGTCGTTCTTTACCTTGCCGTCATGGCTGACGTAGTCATCCTCGGCAAAGACGTTGACCCAGCGGTCGATGTTGGCTGGATAGCGGCGCGGGCCGGTGAGATCGGCACCTTTTAGATGCCTCTTGCAAGTTTCGTCGCCGAGCGGCGAGCCGAGGGTGATCCAGAGCGAGATGCGCTTATGCGAGTAGTCAGTCGTCGTCAGGGTGCCGCGGTATTCGGAATAGTAGTTGAACTTCCAGAAGGTGTCGTAACTGATCAGCGTTCCGAGGCTGTGGGAGATGACGCATATGTCGTCGCCGCGGTCCATGGCTGCGCGAAGCGGCGCGATCAACCGGCCCCGGACTTCGGTGCCAAAGCGGGAGTCGGACCTAAAGTAACGTTCCATATCGGGCGCGGCAAAGGTGATTAGCGGGCGTCCCAGTCCGATCGAGCCGAGCGCGGCGCCCAAAGTGTCGGCAAAGAACTCCCCCACCCCGGTCTGTCCCGGCAGTTTGCGATAATTGGAGCGGCTGAAGTCCGTTGCGGTGGGATAGGACCTCAAGAGATCGAGTTGCTTTTGCCGCTCTTCGGAGTCGTCGTAGGTGGACTGGCCGATATGGCTGTGCCAGTCCTTGCCGAATTCGAGATAGGCATTGCTCAGGTCGCCGTAATAGACGAACTGATCGAGTGCATCGGCACTCGCCCGACGCAGCGCGGCATCGAAAGCGGCGAGTTTGGCTGCGTGGCTTGGAGTGCCTTTCAGATCGCGGCCCAAGCCATGGCGAAGAGCCTGGATCCAGAGTGGCGCGAGTTTGTCCTTGGGTGGCTTGTAGTTGCGCCCGTGAATCAGGATAATAGTTTTAGCCATTACTTCTCCAGAATGACTTTATAGGCGCCGCTCCAGCGTGCCTGCAACGAACCTGCCTCGCCTGCCTCCACCTTCAACAGATAGCCCCCGGAAGAGGCTGCGCCATACAGAGGGGACATTTCGTGCCGCCCCGCCGGGAGGTCATTCAACCTATCCGAC
The window above is part of the Calditrichota bacterium genome. Proteins encoded here:
- a CDS encoding CxxxxCH/CxxCH domain-containing protein encodes the protein MTTRDGKERDGAVRRAVILLPAAMLCLGLALLYGCSEEAGGPLRTTHPAGWSDPGSSNFHGKAVLGDLLTTSLAEIESRIASCRSCHGPDSSAGQKATACFICHDQFPHPAGWAGAGGENLHASHLRRTNWNLTRCKDCHGSDYNRLTWKIGDSPANCRTCHTGSSGPEGCRVCHGGTFNSAPPPDLIGREGTEFVTVGAHQAHLTDNRISNPLACSACHSFAGFASQAHIDTITPGVAEVTFGVAATDSGRTTPVWDRNAGTCSSVYCHGSITRSDGIMRDGIVAEWTRVDGSQRACGTCHAMPPPDPHPPLATCNVCHVYAQTTHVNGTIDMR
- a CDS encoding TonB-dependent receptor, with the translated sequence MTFKRFIHILKLHSPANIARVMFRRQTRCPIVSALLFLGAFFAPVKAALISGRVLDGLTGAPLEGAHIALEGGEVFASDGEGRFYVASLPPGEVVLDVSYVGYLPDRRRVAFNAVGDTAQVELRLYPQAVALSDVVYTATRTFKTLKSVPVATELITRRDFERRGALTAADALDAEIGYEVRSDFSGRGVMLQGADPDKVLILVDGNRVIGRVNGSIDLEQIALSNVKQIEVVKGAVSTLYGSEAIGGVINVITAAPEDGLNIRFDGSGGARLGRTRGSPPNPNLASGVTLGSRIGQLDWSGSLRYSHTGLIDLNPITPHTDGTDESDRLTGDLRLRYPLGNIVQLTLTGRGFDEEKTWVEDGGLITLPISFDDREVNRQSGLAAEVLCQPSPEERYSVKVYRSDNHHRWEKWTQPQWGTPFVRDFSEGNEDYSEASFQLTKPIAGKHLMTLGGDLYQWDIKSDASLGGLRSPFAGSLTAWNLFAQDEWRVGLGWTLLPGMRYENHEIYGGNWSPRLSAMLELRDDLRLRASVGQGYRAPSSKELYFVFNHASAGYIVYGNRDLRPERSTNVNFSLEHNYRNSSVARITFFANWMRNLIDFEPIGVSEDYYTGIFRYNNIYSSWVKGVEVERGFIPLRGVEARIAYSYTISRNDSTGSPLVGRPMHAGRFDLTRQAGDWTVKVWGRYTSRSMFQDIYETDAQQSDEWAPASQVWNLALTRRVGAGLSFFLKVENLLDRTDSRYGPRDGRVVTVGQSWTLRE
- the rsmG gene encoding 16S rRNA (guanine(527)-N(7))-methyltransferase RsmG, which translates into the protein MVFTGRDDVDNMLNRYRARLLAENLRQNLISRSGSPELADRLIAGSLLPVRIIPEIVASPLLDIGSGGGLPGIPLKIVRPNLEVTLLDAKRSKTLFLKRVVRELGLEGVDVVWNRVESFAQEARNKDAFRTVVSRAVGDWPSLLTASGTLLANGGHLILWCTPEMTIPDHSDERIEMAGVFSSKEPVRLAVWIKHGTN
- a CDS encoding cytochrome c3 family protein; translation: MKRLLSLCAGIGMVVLLVLLNRTTLGKPEAPPVKVFPHKYHVEEVALECAHCHASVATSTSGLERLLPDRSVCAECHDDVAEVWPETRPQAGASYAAFSHQAHTEAADCQTCHAVQAGREPSGAPWPNMRSCYDCHQTKRVNLTCAQCHQGELPAKPASHRFDWTANHGEAATFDPVDCAMCHQQQAQDDCATCHQGAGFGSPHPQKFVHSKAFTRAGGFANCQSCHEPESFCSACHMQKMVLPSDHSRPGWAKTGSGGAHVRKAQSDFDQCVICHTSTVKQPSCFAAGCHQ